A region from the Janthinobacterium agaricidamnosum genome encodes:
- a CDS encoding FecR family protein: MIEQAEDDMSVIQKEAQAWVVRLASGQVSERDAQVFRHWCARSRRHATAFAEARAVWGAMAPAARAVKRAQAPVNTARRAWLGGAVAASLGLLVLRPPTDLWPAVAGLAADYATGTGEQREVALDGGVLVQMNTQTRLDAAPVQDGAASLVLLAGEAEFQAGLRGAARVRVQAGDGSVSAGSARFNIRLFGQEVCVTCLAGRLRVAQAGHDAELAAGQQLRYRPEHFGIARAVAKSDVSAWRHRLLVFKQSTLAEVVDEVNRYRPGKLILNGDALKQTRVQASFSLDRLDDVIALIQDAYGARVTRLPGGIVLFG; this comes from the coding sequence ATGATTGAACAAGCGGAAGACGACATGAGTGTCATCCAGAAGGAAGCGCAGGCATGGGTCGTGCGCCTGGCCTCGGGCCAGGTCAGCGAACGCGACGCGCAAGTGTTTCGCCACTGGTGCGCGCGCAGCCGCAGGCATGCGACGGCGTTTGCCGAGGCGCGCGCCGTGTGGGGCGCCATGGCGCCGGCCGCGCGCGCCGTCAAGCGGGCACAGGCGCCGGTGAATACGGCGCGGCGCGCCTGGCTGGGTGGCGCCGTGGCCGCCTCGCTGGGCTTGCTGGTGCTGCGCCCGCCGACGGACCTGTGGCCGGCCGTGGCGGGCCTGGCCGCCGACTACGCCACGGGTACGGGCGAGCAGCGCGAAGTGGCGCTCGATGGCGGCGTGCTGGTGCAGATGAATACGCAGACGCGCCTCGACGCGGCGCCCGTGCAGGACGGCGCCGCATCGCTGGTGCTGCTGGCGGGCGAGGCGGAATTCCAGGCCGGCCTGCGCGGTGCGGCGCGGGTGCGCGTGCAGGCGGGCGACGGCAGCGTGTCGGCCGGCAGCGCGCGCTTCAATATCCGCCTGTTCGGCCAGGAAGTGTGCGTGACGTGCCTGGCGGGCCGCTTGCGCGTGGCGCAGGCCGGCCACGATGCGGAACTGGCGGCGGGCCAGCAGCTGCGCTACCGGCCCGAGCATTTCGGCATTGCCCGCGCGGTGGCCAAGAGCGACGTCAGCGCGTGGCGCCACCGGCTGCTGGTTTTTAAACAAAGCACCCTGGCCGAGGTGGTGGACGAGGTGAACCGCTACCGTCCCGGCAAGCTGATCCTCAATGGCGACGCCTTGAAACAGACGCGCGTGCAAGCGAGCTTTTCGCTCGACCGCCTCGACGATGTGATCGCCCTGATCCAGGATGCGTATGGCGCGCGCGTGACGCGGCTGCCGGGCGGCATCGTGCTGTTCGGCTGA